A stretch of Cheilinus undulatus linkage group 20, ASM1832078v1, whole genome shotgun sequence DNA encodes these proteins:
- the LOC121528378 gene encoding dickkopf-related protein 3-like isoform X2 — protein MLGNLWMLCLALCFSWTEARIWAWMLNMPHSPPKEGAKALRENASGAKPITAVCDQDRACGRGFSCDRHFGLCVPLRGEGQYCRRDAQCIRGLSCMFGKCHRSIPNGQEGARCKVDRDCGESMCCARHHGEQVCKRRLLRGESCYVPDGGLAFSINQICPCDEGLLCRGNSEKHRRERDFVYQPELPNWTCQIPRH, from the exons ATGTTGGGAAATCTGTGGATGCTCTGCCTGGCTCTCTGCTTCTCCTGGACTGAAGCTCGGATATGGGCTTGGATGCTCAACATGCCTCACAGCCCTCCAAAAGAAGGAGCAAAGGCACTTAGAGAAAACGCTTCTGGAGCCAAACCAATCACG GCTGTATGCGATCAGGATAGGGCCTGTGGACGTGGCTTCTCCTGTGATCGACACTTTGGCCTCTGTGTTCCTCTCAGAGGTGAGGGCCAGTACTGCCGTAGAGATGCTCAGTGTATCCGTGGACTCAGCTGCATGTTTGGGAAGTGCCATCGCAGCATCCCCAATGGCCAAGAAG GCGCCAGGTGTAAAGTTGACAGAGATTGCGGTGAGTCCATGTGCTGCGCCCGACACCATGGTGAGCAGGTGTGCAAGAGACGTCTGCTTCGTGGAGAGAGCTGCTATGTTCCTGATGGTGGCCTGGCGTTCAGCATCAATCAGATTTGTCCTTGTGATGAAGGGCTGCTATGTAGAGGAAACAGTGAAAAACACCGGAGAGA GAGAGATTTTGTTTACCAGCCTGAGCTACCAAACTGGACCTGCCAAATCCCCAGACACTGA